The following coding sequences are from one Hymenobacter sp. DG25A window:
- a CDS encoding cupin domain-containing protein, with the protein MKRRKFILASVAGLPFLTAGFAPASGTAKGFKAKAGEGRFHGHILLKGVNANILDVKVSGKDTNGALAIFEQTSQTQGRGTPLHVHPLQDEVFYVLEGNYFFQVGDDKFRLAAGDSIFLPRKVPHSWIQLSPRGKMTVTLQPAGKLEEFFVAMAALDHTPTAEELARIFAAHEMQVLGPPVTPN; encoded by the coding sequence ATGAAAAGAAGGAAATTTATCCTCGCCTCGGTAGCTGGCTTACCTTTTCTGACTGCCGGTTTTGCTCCCGCCTCGGGTACGGCTAAGGGATTTAAGGCGAAGGCGGGGGAGGGGCGCTTTCACGGCCACATTCTGCTGAAAGGCGTCAACGCCAATATCCTTGATGTGAAAGTATCGGGCAAGGACACCAATGGTGCCTTGGCCATCTTTGAGCAAACCAGCCAGACGCAGGGGCGCGGCACACCTTTGCACGTGCATCCCTTGCAGGATGAGGTATTTTATGTGCTGGAAGGAAATTACTTTTTCCAGGTAGGCGACGATAAATTCCGGCTGGCCGCCGGGGATAGTATCTTTTTGCCCCGCAAGGTGCCGCACTCCTGGATTCAGCTAAGCCCCCGGGGAAAAATGACCGTTACCCTGCAACCCGCCGGCAAGCTGGAGGAGTTCTTTGTGGCTATGGCCGCTCTGGATCATACGCCTACTGCCGAGGAACTTGCCCGTATTTTTGCGGCGCACGAAATGCAGGTGCTGGGCCCGCCGGTAACGCCTAATTAA
- a CDS encoding aconitate hydratase has product MAFDLEMIQAVYAGMGARIEAARAAVGRPLTLTEKILYAHLYGGQVTQAFERGVSYVDFAPDRVAMQDATAQMALLQFMQAGKPKVAVPSTVHCDHLIQAQNGADEDLAVANAENKEVYDFLASVSNKYGIGFWKPGAGIIHQVVLENYAFPGGMMIGTDSHTPNAGGLGMVAIGVGGADAVDVMAGMAWELKFPKVIGVKLTGKMSGWTSAKDVILKVAGILTVKGGTGAIVEYFGDGAESMSCTGKATICNMGAEIGATTSVFAYDESMATYLRGTSRGEIADLAAGVAQHLRADDEVFADPLKYYDQLIEINLSELEPHVNGPFTPDAAWPISQFAAAVREHGWPEKLEVGLIGSCTNSSYEDITRAASIAKQAVTKGLTVNAEFTVTPGSELVRYTVQRDGLLDTFAEMGGVVLANACGPCIGQWARHTDDPKRKNSIITSFNRNFAKRNDGNPNTHAFVASPEIVTAFAIAGDLTFNPLTDTLTTKDGRQVKLDEPRGVEMPPQGYAVEDAGFQAPVADGSGVQVVVSPSSDRLELLEPFKAWEGTDLHGLRLLIKAQGKCTTDHISMAGPWLKYRGHLDNISNNMLIGATNCFNGEANKVRDYVSQGVTYTTVPQAARNYKSMGIGTVVVGDENYGEGSSREHAAMEPRHLGVRAIIVKSFARIHETNLKKQGMLGLTFANKADYDLIEEGDTIDIIGLTDFQPGKPLQARLHHEDGDTDLITLNHTYNEGQIEWFKAGSALNLIRLKESGLAV; this is encoded by the coding sequence ATGGCGTTTGACTTAGAAATGATTCAGGCCGTGTACGCCGGCATGGGCGCGCGCATTGAGGCCGCCCGCGCTGCTGTTGGCCGCCCGCTCACTTTGACTGAGAAAATTCTGTACGCTCACCTCTATGGTGGCCAGGTAACTCAAGCGTTTGAGCGGGGCGTTTCCTACGTCGATTTCGCCCCCGACCGTGTTGCTATGCAGGACGCTACGGCCCAGATGGCGCTGTTGCAGTTCATGCAGGCCGGCAAGCCTAAAGTTGCCGTTCCCAGCACTGTACACTGCGACCACCTCATTCAGGCCCAGAATGGTGCCGATGAAGATCTGGCCGTGGCCAACGCCGAAAACAAGGAAGTTTATGACTTTCTGGCTTCGGTTTCCAATAAGTATGGTATTGGTTTCTGGAAGCCCGGTGCCGGTATCATTCACCAGGTAGTACTGGAAAACTACGCCTTCCCCGGCGGTATGATGATTGGTACCGACTCCCACACGCCCAACGCGGGTGGTCTGGGTATGGTGGCCATTGGCGTAGGCGGTGCCGATGCAGTAGACGTAATGGCCGGCATGGCCTGGGAGTTGAAATTCCCGAAAGTAATTGGCGTGAAGCTCACCGGTAAGATGAGCGGCTGGACATCGGCCAAAGACGTTATCCTGAAAGTAGCCGGTATCCTGACCGTGAAAGGCGGCACCGGTGCTATTGTAGAATACTTCGGCGACGGCGCCGAGAGCATGTCGTGCACCGGCAAGGCTACCATTTGTAACATGGGTGCCGAAATTGGCGCTACCACTTCGGTATTTGCCTACGATGAAAGCATGGCTACCTACCTGCGTGGTACCAGCCGCGGCGAAATTGCCGACCTGGCTGCCGGCGTAGCCCAGCACCTGCGCGCCGACGACGAGGTATTCGCTGACCCATTGAAGTACTACGATCAGCTGATCGAAATTAACCTCTCCGAGCTGGAGCCCCACGTGAACGGTCCGTTCACGCCGGACGCTGCCTGGCCTATCTCTCAGTTTGCGGCCGCAGTGCGTGAGCACGGCTGGCCCGAGAAGCTGGAAGTTGGTCTGATTGGCTCGTGCACCAACTCTTCCTACGAAGACATTACCCGCGCCGCCAGCATTGCCAAGCAGGCTGTAACCAAAGGCCTGACGGTTAATGCGGAGTTCACCGTAACGCCCGGCTCGGAGCTGGTGCGCTACACCGTGCAGCGCGACGGTCTGCTGGATACTTTCGCTGAAATGGGCGGGGTAGTTTTGGCTAATGCCTGCGGTCCGTGCATCGGCCAGTGGGCCCGCCACACCGATGACCCCAAGCGCAAGAACTCCATCATCACCTCGTTCAACCGCAACTTCGCCAAGCGCAACGACGGCAACCCGAACACCCACGCTTTCGTGGCCTCGCCCGAAATCGTAACGGCCTTCGCCATTGCCGGTGATTTGACCTTCAACCCCCTCACCGATACGCTGACGACCAAAGACGGCCGCCAGGTGAAGCTGGACGAGCCCCGCGGCGTGGAAATGCCACCCCAGGGCTATGCCGTAGAAGATGCCGGCTTCCAGGCCCCCGTAGCCGATGGCTCGGGCGTACAGGTTGTGGTAAGCCCTTCATCCGACCGTCTGGAGCTGCTGGAGCCCTTCAAGGCCTGGGAAGGCACCGACCTGCATGGTCTGCGCCTGCTCATCAAAGCCCAGGGTAAGTGCACCACCGACCACATTTCGATGGCCGGCCCGTGGTTGAAATACCGTGGCCACCTGGATAACATCTCCAACAACATGCTCATCGGCGCCACCAACTGCTTCAACGGTGAAGCCAACAAGGTGCGCGACTATGTTTCGCAGGGTGTTACCTATACCACCGTACCGCAAGCGGCCCGTAACTACAAGTCTATGGGCATTGGAACGGTAGTAGTGGGTGATGAGAACTACGGTGAAGGTTCGTCGCGGGAGCACGCGGCCATGGAGCCCCGCCACCTAGGCGTACGCGCCATCATTGTGAAGTCGTTTGCCCGTATTCACGAGACCAACCTCAAGAAGCAAGGCATGCTGGGCCTCACCTTCGCCAACAAGGCCGATTACGACCTGATTGAGGAAGGCGACACCATCGACATCATCGGCCTGACGGACTTCCAGCCCGGCAAGCCCCTGCAGGCGCGCCTGCACCACGAAGACGGCGACACCGACCTTATCACGCTGAACCACACGTACAACGAAGGTCAGATTGAGTGGTTTAAAGCCGGTTCCGCGCTGAACCTGATTCGTTTGAAAGAATCTGGTTTGGCCGTATAA
- a CDS encoding TlpA family protein disulfide reductase, with protein MPVAFSLRKAVAGAGLALAAVACQSNSTSSTENQTPAKPEAGTTTGTPPTLSNGKWRGVLSTQGQQIPFLFEVSQSGGKPIVTLRNGEEKLKLDEITTAGDSMTIRMGVFDAALVVRQDGADKLKGAWVKYDGKEPYRVAFSAEKGESNLFKTTGKAESFDGTWNVTFKGDDGETYPAVGLFKQNGNDVTGTFLTSTGDYRYLAGQADGNKLNVTTFDGSHGFLFSAEKQPNGTLKGDFYSGKSGHETWTATLDPNAKLPDANAMTNMKPGQKRLDFNFPNIFEGGSISPTDPKYKGKVVVVQILGSWCPNCMDETNFLAPWYEKNKQRGVEIIGLGYERTPDQKVASQKLLKMRERMNIGYDIAVAGEASAAEASKSLPQLAKVLAFPTTIFLDKKGEVRKIHTGFSGPGTGKYYQQEIDEFNATIDKLLAE; from the coding sequence ATGCCCGTAGCCTTCTCTCTTCGCAAGGCCGTAGCCGGGGCCGGACTCGCGCTGGCCGCGGTGGCCTGTCAGTCCAATTCCACCTCCTCCACTGAAAACCAGACGCCCGCCAAACCAGAGGCCGGCACAACTACCGGCACTCCTCCTACTTTAAGCAATGGCAAGTGGCGCGGCGTGCTCTCCACGCAGGGCCAGCAGATTCCTTTTTTGTTTGAAGTATCCCAGAGTGGCGGCAAGCCGATAGTAACGTTGCGCAACGGCGAAGAAAAGCTGAAGCTAGACGAAATTACCACTGCCGGCGACTCCATGACCATCCGCATGGGCGTGTTTGACGCCGCCTTGGTGGTGCGCCAGGACGGTGCCGACAAGCTGAAAGGTGCCTGGGTAAAGTACGATGGCAAAGAGCCTTACCGCGTGGCGTTTTCAGCGGAGAAGGGTGAGAGCAACTTGTTTAAAACTACCGGGAAAGCAGAGTCTTTTGATGGTACCTGGAACGTCACGTTCAAAGGGGATGATGGCGAAACATATCCGGCCGTTGGCCTCTTCAAGCAGAACGGAAACGATGTAACCGGCACTTTCCTGACTTCCACCGGTGACTATCGTTACCTGGCCGGTCAGGCTGATGGTAACAAGCTAAACGTAACCACTTTTGATGGCAGCCACGGCTTCCTTTTCTCAGCGGAAAAGCAGCCTAACGGCACGCTGAAAGGCGACTTCTACAGCGGAAAATCAGGCCACGAAACCTGGACCGCCACGCTGGATCCCAACGCCAAACTGCCCGATGCCAACGCCATGACTAACATGAAGCCCGGCCAGAAACGCCTTGACTTCAATTTCCCGAACATCTTCGAAGGCGGCAGCATCTCCCCCACCGACCCCAAGTATAAAGGCAAAGTAGTGGTGGTGCAAATCCTGGGTTCGTGGTGCCCCAACTGCATGGACGAAACCAACTTCCTGGCCCCCTGGTACGAAAAGAACAAGCAGCGCGGCGTGGAAATCATCGGCCTGGGCTACGAGCGCACTCCCGATCAGAAAGTGGCTTCGCAGAAGCTGTTGAAGATGCGCGAGCGTATGAATATTGGCTACGACATTGCCGTGGCCGGTGAGGCTTCAGCCGCCGAAGCCAGCAAATCGTTGCCGCAGCTGGCCAAGGTGCTGGCCTTCCCCACCACCATTTTCCTCGATAAAAAAGGCGAAGTGCGTAAGATTCACACCGGCTTCTCGGGCCCCGGCACCGGCAAATACTACCAGCAGGAAATCGACGAGTTTAACGCCACCATCGACAAGCTCCTGGCGGAGTAA
- a CDS encoding universal stress protein, producing the protein MKNILVATDFSRQAHHAFEAALHLAQRAGGSVTLLHVIDAPEPETAGFSTYGGPVNGDEFGNASGIDELFMLKRLEVTHQRMQQLQAEAAQLAPGVPVHETATVADFPEAIARLIQERQIDLLVVGPQEHDTLERFFASTHTEQLVRQAACPVLAVKHAPGNFDLRTIVFASDFSDEADAAVPELRRVLQLYPEAKLFLLQVTNDEFPRPDLLARMQEFALRHQLTQAEPVLFEAGQPTRGIQQFAWQQQADLVILPTHSRSAISRLFAGSIAEAVATEAACPVLTFHV; encoded by the coding sequence ATGAAGAACATTCTCGTTGCTACCGATTTTTCCAGACAGGCACACCATGCCTTTGAGGCGGCCCTGCACCTGGCCCAGCGGGCCGGCGGCTCGGTTACCCTCCTCCACGTAATAGACGCGCCCGAGCCGGAAACGGCTGGGTTTAGCACCTATGGCGGCCCCGTAAATGGGGACGAGTTCGGAAACGCTTCAGGCATAGACGAACTGTTTATGCTGAAACGATTGGAGGTAACCCACCAACGCATGCAGCAGCTGCAGGCCGAAGCAGCCCAACTGGCCCCTGGCGTGCCTGTGCACGAAACGGCTACCGTAGCCGACTTTCCGGAAGCCATAGCCCGTCTTATTCAGGAGCGGCAAATTGATCTGTTGGTAGTAGGCCCGCAGGAACACGATACCCTGGAGCGGTTTTTCGCCAGCACGCACACGGAGCAGCTGGTGCGGCAGGCGGCCTGCCCGGTGCTGGCCGTGAAGCACGCTCCCGGCAACTTCGACCTGCGAACCATTGTATTTGCCTCTGATTTTTCGGACGAAGCAGATGCTGCCGTGCCGGAGCTGCGGCGGGTGCTGCAGCTTTATCCGGAAGCAAAGCTCTTTCTGCTACAGGTAACCAACGACGAGTTTCCGCGCCCCGACCTGCTGGCGCGCATGCAGGAGTTTGCCCTGCGGCACCAGCTTACCCAGGCCGAGCCGGTACTGTTTGAAGCGGGCCAGCCTACCCGCGGTATTCAGCAGTTTGCCTGGCAACAACAGGCTGATTTAGTGATACTTCCTACCCACAGCCGTTCCGCCATTAGTCGGTTGTTTGCGGGTAGCATTGCCGAGGCCGTAGCCACCGAAGCGGCCTGCCCGGTTCTAACCTTCCACGTGTAG
- a CDS encoding GNAT family N-acetyltransferase — protein sequence MSLPLSLRSAPAPLVPLLETTDLLLRGPQPTDLPEGAAMHQDPAFYRFLGGKPHSEEDVWRRMLSHMGHWAMLGYGSWSIEEKASGRFVGTVGFFDVQRDLTPSIKGTPEAGWVLAPRLHGRGYASQALQAALAWADEHLPAPRTTCIIDPGNNASLRLAHKFGYHEYARALYHGEEIVLLERFQPAPL from the coding sequence ATGTCCCTGCCACTCTCCCTTCGTTCTGCCCCGGCCCCTCTAGTGCCCTTGCTGGAAACCACCGACCTGCTTCTGCGCGGCCCTCAACCCACCGACCTGCCGGAGGGCGCCGCCATGCACCAGGACCCTGCTTTCTACCGCTTCCTGGGCGGCAAGCCTCATTCTGAGGAAGACGTGTGGCGCCGCATGCTCTCCCATATGGGGCACTGGGCCATGCTGGGCTACGGCTCCTGGTCCATCGAAGAAAAAGCTTCCGGCCGCTTTGTGGGCACGGTGGGTTTTTTTGATGTCCAGCGCGACCTGACGCCGTCCATCAAAGGCACGCCCGAAGCCGGTTGGGTGCTGGCACCGCGGCTGCACGGCCGCGGCTACGCCAGCCAAGCCCTGCAAGCCGCCCTGGCCTGGGCCGATGAGCACCTGCCCGCTCCGCGCACCACCTGCATCATCGACCCCGGCAACAATGCCTCCCTGCGCCTGGCCCACAAGTTTGGCTACCATGAATATGCCCGCGCCCTCTATCACGGCGAGGAAATTGTGCTACTGGAGCGGTTTCAGCCCGCCCCGCTATAA
- a CDS encoding MBL fold metallo-hydrolase yields MKKLLHFIGRLLGGLLVVLLVVGVAFANLSPEFGGKPTSAQLAAYAQSGHYQEGEFQNLLPTTLMTGSSTFAALWRFFFTSVPNQTPAAPLPLQQLDSLSITQKSEEVLRVTWFGHSASLVEIAGQNILMDPMLSIRMGPVHWATPKRYNPILPITAEQLPPIAAVLISHDHYDHLDYQTILRLKEKVAHFYVPLGVGAHLLAWGVAPEKIQEMDWNDSVRLPGLTIISMPARHFSGRGLTNRNSTSWSSWVIKSATKRVFYSGDGGYGPHFQTIGTKHGPFDLALMECGQYDKQWAEIHMMPEQTVQAAVDVRARVLMPVHWGAFTEAHHPWNEPVTRASLEAARRQMPITTPQLGQPVTIGAGPLPHERWWQ; encoded by the coding sequence ATGAAAAAATTATTACACTTTATCGGTCGGCTGTTGGGCGGGCTGTTGGTGGTTCTACTGGTGGTGGGCGTAGCCTTTGCCAACCTTAGCCCGGAGTTTGGCGGCAAGCCCACCAGCGCCCAGCTGGCAGCCTACGCGCAGTCGGGCCACTACCAGGAGGGCGAGTTTCAGAACCTGCTGCCCACCACGCTCATGACGGGCAGCAGCACCTTTGCGGCGCTGTGGCGCTTTTTCTTTACCAGCGTTCCAAATCAAACCCCAGCCGCTCCCCTCCCCCTGCAACAGCTGGATTCCCTGAGCATCACGCAAAAGTCGGAGGAGGTGCTGCGCGTTACGTGGTTTGGGCACTCCGCCAGCCTGGTGGAAATTGCGGGCCAGAATATTCTGATGGACCCCATGCTCAGCATCCGCATGGGGCCCGTGCACTGGGCCACTCCCAAGCGCTACAACCCCATTCTGCCCATCACGGCCGAGCAGCTGCCTCCCATTGCGGCCGTGCTCATTTCCCACGACCACTACGACCACCTCGACTACCAGACTATTCTGCGGCTGAAGGAGAAAGTAGCGCATTTTTACGTGCCGCTGGGCGTGGGGGCGCACCTGCTGGCCTGGGGCGTGGCCCCCGAAAAAATTCAGGAAATGGACTGGAACGACTCCGTGCGCCTGCCCGGCCTGACGATTATCAGCATGCCGGCCCGCCACTTTTCCGGCCGCGGCCTCACCAACCGCAACTCCACTTCCTGGAGCTCCTGGGTGATAAAATCGGCCACCAAGCGCGTGTTTTATAGTGGCGACGGTGGTTACGGCCCGCACTTTCAGACCATCGGCACAAAGCACGGGCCGTTTGATCTGGCCCTGATGGAATGCGGGCAGTATGATAAGCAATGGGCCGAAATTCATATGATGCCCGAGCAAACCGTGCAGGCCGCCGTAGATGTGCGGGCGCGGGTGCTAATGCCAGTGCACTGGGGCGCCTTCACGGAAGCGCATCACCCCTGGAATGAGCCCGTTACCCGGGCTTCCCTGGAAGCCGCCCGGCGGCAAATGCCCATCACTACTCCGCAGCTGGGGCAGCCGGTTACTATTGGTGCCGGGCCCCTGCCGCATGAGCGCTGGTGGCAGTAA
- a CDS encoding cytochrome P450, whose translation MDTRTTDTAAEPFPWVPRWRTLLSSVAMARDPIGNLDRAHAGRGDTVGMHLGGIRPIIMTRDPALAQHILQKNHRCYLKSDLTHGLIRYIGRGLLTNEGADWLRQRRLIQPGFHRQRLAGLTRLMQAAAEEWTQELRQRTAAGPALVDIHEAMTRVAFRIIAQATFGTSMGDTERERLSTILTQIQAFYVRTIRQPYLRPWWHLTGSYRYHDALSQELRELVRGYIRRRRAASNSQPHDDLLQMLLDARYEDTGEPMTEDRLLDEANILLLAGHETSANALSWLFYLLAAHPEAAAKVRAELQSAGLANRPPVFDELPRLPYSLQVIQETMRLYPPAWILDRVALEEDEFQGQRIPKGTLFSIYLYGMHRHPQLWAEPDEFRPGRFAPHAQPPVPAYGYLPFGAGPRMCIGNHFALTEIQLMLVETLRHFSIELPPDTASVPVPLITLRPPHGMLLRFQQIQ comes from the coding sequence ATGGATACGCGGACTACTGATACTGCCGCCGAACCGTTTCCGTGGGTGCCGCGCTGGCGCACGCTGCTGTCCTCTGTGGCCATGGCCCGCGACCCAATCGGCAACCTCGATCGGGCCCATGCCGGCCGGGGCGATACGGTTGGCATGCATCTGGGCGGCATCCGGCCCATTATCATGACCCGCGACCCGGCGCTGGCCCAGCACATTCTGCAGAAAAACCACCGCTGCTACCTCAAGTCCGACCTCACCCACGGCCTCATCCGCTACATTGGCCGCGGCCTGCTCACCAACGAAGGGGCCGACTGGCTGCGGCAGCGCCGCCTTATTCAACCCGGCTTTCACCGCCAGCGCCTGGCCGGCCTCACGCGGCTGATGCAGGCGGCCGCCGAGGAGTGGACCCAGGAGCTGCGCCAGCGCACCGCCGCCGGCCCGGCCCTGGTGGATATTCACGAAGCCATGACGCGCGTGGCATTCCGCATTATTGCGCAGGCCACGTTTGGGACCAGCATGGGCGACACGGAGCGGGAGCGGCTCTCCACTATTCTCACCCAGATTCAGGCATTCTACGTGCGCACCATCCGGCAGCCTTACCTGCGGCCGTGGTGGCACCTCACCGGCAGCTACCGCTACCACGATGCGCTAAGCCAGGAGCTGCGCGAGCTGGTGCGCGGCTACATCCGCCGGCGCCGCGCCGCCTCCAACAGCCAGCCGCACGACGACCTGCTGCAAATGCTGCTCGACGCCCGCTACGAAGACACCGGCGAGCCCATGACTGAAGACCGGCTCCTGGATGAAGCCAACATCCTGCTGCTGGCCGGCCACGAAACCTCCGCCAATGCCCTCAGCTGGCTGTTTTACCTGCTGGCCGCGCACCCGGAGGCGGCTGCCAAGGTGCGCGCGGAATTGCAGTCCGCGGGCCTGGCTAATCGGCCGCCGGTTTTCGATGAGCTGCCCCGTTTGCCGTACTCCCTGCAGGTAATACAGGAAACCATGCGCCTGTACCCGCCCGCCTGGATTCTGGACCGCGTGGCCCTGGAAGAGGATGAGTTTCAGGGGCAGCGCATCCCGAAAGGAACCCTGTTTTCCATCTACCTCTACGGCATGCACCGCCACCCGCAGCTGTGGGCGGAGCCGGATGAATTCCGGCCCGGTCGTTTTGCGCCCCATGCCCAGCCCCCGGTTCCGGCTTACGGCTATCTGCCCTTTGGGGCGGGCCCACGCATGTGCATCGGCAACCACTTTGCCCTCACTGAAATTCAACTGATGCTGGTGGAAACCCTGCGTCATTTCAGCATAGAATTGCCGCCTGATACGGCCTCGGTACCAGTGCCTTTGATTACGCTTCGGCCCCCGCACGGTATGCTGCTGCGGTTTCAACAAATACAGTAA
- a CDS encoding UDP-glucose--hexose-1-phosphate uridylyltransferase, whose translation MSGFDTAEHPHRRFNALKGEWILVSPHRSKRPWQGQQEAPEQEHRPAYDPGCYLCPGNTRANGEINPAYDSTFVFTNDFAALQEQVPVGSINEGGLLRAEAESGICRVICFSPRHDLTLPEMTTPAIRKVVDLWVEEFQTLGARSDINYVQIFENKGQMMGCSNPHPHGQIWAQRTVPMEPAKEGEQQLAYFQEYQRTLLSAYLALELEKQERIVLENEHFVVLVPYWAMWPFETLLIARRPVQDITQLTDEERDALADILRRLTIRYDNLFQISFPYSAGLHQRPTDGEEHPEWHLHMHFYPPLLRSATVRKFMVGYEMLGDPQRDITPEFSAGRLRDMSEIHYKQVAE comes from the coding sequence ATGTCTGGTTTCGATACTGCCGAGCACCCGCACCGCCGTTTTAATGCCCTGAAGGGCGAATGGATTCTGGTTTCGCCGCACCGCTCTAAGCGGCCCTGGCAGGGCCAGCAGGAGGCCCCCGAGCAGGAGCACCGCCCCGCCTATGACCCCGGCTGCTATCTCTGCCCCGGCAACACGCGCGCCAACGGCGAAATCAACCCCGCCTACGATTCTACCTTCGTATTTACCAATGACTTTGCCGCCCTGCAGGAACAGGTGCCCGTGGGCAGCATTAACGAAGGTGGCCTGCTGCGGGCCGAAGCGGAATCCGGTATCTGCCGGGTTATCTGCTTCTCGCCGCGCCACGATTTAACCCTGCCGGAAATGACCACGCCCGCCATCCGCAAAGTGGTAGATCTGTGGGTGGAGGAGTTCCAAACCCTGGGCGCCCGCTCCGATATCAATTACGTGCAGATTTTCGAGAACAAAGGCCAGATGATGGGCTGCTCGAACCCGCACCCGCACGGGCAGATCTGGGCCCAGCGCACCGTGCCCATGGAGCCAGCCAAAGAAGGGGAGCAGCAGCTGGCATATTTCCAGGAGTACCAGCGCACCCTTCTCTCTGCTTATCTGGCCCTGGAGCTGGAAAAGCAGGAGCGGATTGTTCTTGAAAATGAGCACTTCGTGGTACTGGTACCGTACTGGGCTATGTGGCCATTTGAGACGCTGCTGATAGCTCGCCGCCCCGTGCAGGATATCACGCAGCTAACAGATGAAGAGCGGGATGCGCTGGCCGATATCCTGCGCCGCCTTACCATCCGCTACGATAATCTGTTCCAGATTTCTTTCCCTTACTCGGCCGGCCTGCACCAGCGGCCGACCGATGGGGAGGAGCACCCCGAGTGGCATTTGCACATGCATTTCTACCCGCCGCTGCTGCGCTCCGCTACCGTGCGCAAGTTTATGGTGGGCTATGAAATGCTTGGTGACCCGCAGCGCGACATCACGCCCGAGTTCAGCGCCGGGCGCCTGCGGGACATGTCGGAAATACATTACAAGCAGGTAGCAGAATAA
- the galK gene encoding galactokinase yields the protein MHPTTSAKHIFSTTPESVATDFRQRFSGEPLLVRAPGRVNLIGEHTDYNNGFVLPAAVDHAIYFAVRLNGSRTINLVSHDLQDTLSVPLDAVQPSDHAWANYILGVVAQLQKRGLALEGFDCVFGGTIPIGAGMSSSAAVECGIAFALNHLLKLGIERMELAHMAQKAEHEYAKVMCGLMDQFASLFGQANHVVRLDCRSLEYAYFPFDTTTNRIVLCNSGVKHSLASSEYNLRRQECEQGVKILQSHYPNIISLRDATLPQLEAHREELGDVVYRRCTYVVEENERVVRACQHLEAGDMKSFGQDMYGSHEGLRDKYEVSCRELDVLVEAARTHPGVYGARMMGGGFGGCTINLVAAGQVPSFIEHMTAAYQQQLGLPLETYQATIVDGVGTIAAQA from the coding sequence ATGCATCCAACTACCTCAGCCAAGCATATATTTTCCACCACTCCGGAAAGTGTAGCTACCGATTTCCGGCAGCGTTTCAGTGGGGAGCCGCTTTTAGTGCGGGCCCCTGGCCGGGTAAACCTCATTGGCGAGCATACCGATTACAACAACGGTTTTGTGTTGCCCGCTGCCGTCGACCATGCCATCTACTTTGCCGTGCGCCTGAACGGCAGCCGCACCATCAACCTGGTGTCGCATGATTTGCAGGATACCCTGAGCGTGCCGCTCGATGCCGTGCAGCCTTCGGATCATGCCTGGGCCAACTATATTCTGGGCGTGGTGGCGCAGCTGCAGAAGCGCGGGCTGGCGCTGGAGGGCTTTGATTGTGTGTTTGGCGGCACCATACCTATCGGGGCCGGCATGTCGTCCTCGGCGGCCGTGGAGTGCGGCATAGCCTTCGCCTTAAACCACTTGCTGAAGCTGGGCATTGAGCGCATGGAGCTGGCGCACATGGCCCAGAAAGCGGAGCATGAGTACGCCAAAGTAATGTGTGGCCTCATGGACCAGTTTGCCAGCCTTTTCGGGCAGGCCAACCACGTGGTGCGCCTGGATTGCCGCTCCCTGGAATACGCCTACTTCCCCTTCGATACCACTACCAACCGCATTGTGCTGTGCAACTCCGGGGTGAAGCACTCCTTGGCCAGCTCCGAGTACAACCTGCGCCGCCAGGAGTGCGAGCAGGGCGTGAAGATTCTGCAAAGCCACTACCCCAACATCATCAGCCTGCGCGATGCTACCCTGCCGCAGCTGGAAGCCCACCGCGAGGAGCTGGGCGACGTGGTGTACCGGCGCTGCACTTATGTAGTGGAGGAAAACGAGCGGGTAGTGCGCGCCTGTCAGCACCTGGAAGCGGGGGATATGAAGTCCTTCGGGCAGGATATGTACGGCTCCCACGAGGGCCTGCGCGATAAGTACGAGGTGAGCTGCCGGGAGCTGGACGTACTGGTGGAGGCGGCCCGCACGCACCCCGGCGTGTATGGCGCCCGCATGATGGGCGGCGGCTTTGGCGGCTGCACCATTAACCTGGTAGCCGCCGGGCAGGTACCTTCCTTTATTGAGCACATGACGGCCGCGTATCAGCAGCAGCTGGGCCTGCCGCTGGAAACCTATCAGGCTACCATTGTAGATGGGGTAGGCACCATAGCTGCGCAAGCCTAA